The Meriones unguiculatus strain TT.TT164.6M chromosome 1, Bangor_MerUng_6.1, whole genome shotgun sequence genome has a segment encoding these proteins:
- the Icam5 gene encoding intercellular adhesion molecule 5 isoform X2 encodes MPGPSPGLHRASLGLWAALALGILGISVAPEPFWADLQPRVALVERGGSLWLNCSTNCPRPERGGLETSLRRNGTQRGLRWLARQLVDIREPETQPVCFFRCARRTLQARGLIRTFQRPDRVELVPLPPWQPVGENFTLGCRVPGAGPRASLTLTLLRGAQELTRRSFAGEPPRARGAGLTATVLARREDHGANFSCLAELDLRPHGLGLFANSSAPRQLRTFVLPPLAPSLVAPRFLEVGSERPVSCALDGLFPAPEAEVSLSLGDERLHPDVTLDGDSLVATATATASAEQEGTRQLQCSVTLGGESREAQENLTVYNFPVPLLTLSEPEVPEGRTVTVSCWAGAQALVTLEGVPAVAPGQPAELRVNVTENDDKRGFFCDAALEVDGETLRKNQSAELRVLYAPRLDDLDCPRNWTWPEGPEQTLHCEARGNPEPSVHCARPDGGAVLALGLLGPVTRALAGTYRCTAVNGQGRAVKDVTLTVEYAPTLDSVGCPERITWLEGTEASLSCVALGVPPPSVNCVRSGEEEVMEGPLRVAREHAGTYRCKAINARGSAAKTVAVTVEYGPSFEELGCPSNWTWVEGSGRLFSCEADGKPEPRVECLGSEGANEGAVLPLVSSNPGPRNSMNSSNLSPGIYLCNATNRHGSTVKTVFVSAESPPQLDESGCPSHQTWLEGAEASALACSARGHPSPQVLCSREGAARLERPLVSREDAGTYHCVATNAHGTDSRTVTVGVEYRPVVAELAASPSSVRPGGNFTLTCRAEAWPPAQISWRAPPGALNLGLSSNNSTLSVAGAMGSHGGEYECAATNAHGRHTRRITVRVAGPWLWVAVGGAAGGAALLAAGAGLAFYVQSTACKKGEYNVQEAESSGEAVCLNGAGGPPGAEGGAETPGTAESPADGEVFAIQLTTS; translated from the exons ATGCCGGGGCCTTCGCCAGGGCTACACCGAGCGTCCCTCGGCCTCTGGGCTGCCCTGGCCTTGGGGATCCTCGGCATCTCAG TCGCTCCAGAACCTTTCTGGGCGGACCTCCAGCCCCGCGTGGCTCTCGTGGAGCGCGGGGGCTCGCTGTGGCTCAACTGCAGCACTAACTGCCCGCGGCCGGAGCGCGGCGGCCTGGAGACCTCACTGCGCCGGAACGGGACCCAGAGGGGTCTGCGCTGGCTGGCTCGGCAGCTGGTGGACATCCGAGAGCCGGAGACCCAGCCCGTCTGCTTCTTCCGCTGCGCGCGCCGCACCCTGCAGGCGCGCGGGCTCATTCGAACTTTCC AGCGGCCGGATCGGGTAGAGCTGGTGCCGCTGCCTCCTTGGCAGCCCGTGGGTGAGAACTTCACGCTGGGCTGCAGGGTCCCTGGAGCAGGACCTCGAGCGAGCCTCACGCTGACCCTGCTGCGAGGCGCCCAGGAGCTGACTCGCCGCAGCTTCGCGGGCGAGCCACCCCGAGCGCGGGGCGCGGGGCTCACCGCCACGGTCCTGGCGCGCAGGGAGGACCACGGGGCCAATTTCTCCTGCCTCGCGGAGCTCGACCTGCGACCACACGGCCTGGGGCTCTTTGCCAACAGCTCGGCCCCCAGACAGCTCCGCACCTTTG TCCTGCCTCCACTTGCCCCGAGCCTGGTGGCTCCCCGATTCTTAGAAGTGGGCTCCGAAAGGCCGGTGAGCTGCGCTTTGGACGGGCTGTTTCCTGCCCCAGAAGCCGAGGTTTCGCTCTCGCTGGGAGATGAGAGGCTGCATCCGGATGTGACCCTCGACGGGGACAGCCTCGTGGCCACTGCCACAGCTACGGCAAGCGCCGAACAGGAAGGCACCAGACAGCTGCAGTGCAGCGTGACCCTCGGGGGCGAAAGCAGGGAGGCCCAGGAAAACCTGACCGTCTACA ACTTCCCCGTCCCTCTTCTGACTTTGAGTGAGCCCGAAGTTCCTGAGGGAAGGACGGTGACCGTGAGCTGCTGGGCAGGGGCTCAAGCCCTTGTCACCTTGGAGGGAGTTCCAGCTGTGGCTCCGGGGCAGCCCGCTGAGCTCCGGGTAAACGTCACGGAGAACGACGACAAGCGGGGCTTCTTCTGCGACGCCGCCCTCGAAGTGGACGGGGAGACTCTGCGAAAGAACCAGAGCGCCGAGCTCCGTGTCCTGT ACGCACCCCGGCTGGATGACCTGGATTGTCCCAGGAACTGGACATGGCCAGAGGGTCCAGAGCAGACCCTCCACTGCGAGGCCCGTGGAAACCCGGAGCCCTCTGTGCACTGCGCGAGGCCTGACGGCGGGGCGGTGCTGGCGCTGGGCCTGCTGGGTCCGGTGACCCGCGCCCTCGCGGGCACTTACCGATGCACAGCTGTCAATGGCCAAGGCCGGGCGGTCAAGGACGTGACCCTGACCGTGGAGT ATGCCCCAACACTGGACAGCGTAGGCTGCCCGGAACGTATTACCTGGCTGGAGGGGACAGAGGCATCGCTGAGCTGTGTGGCCCTCGGGGTCCCACCGCCTAGCGTCAATTGTGTGCGCTCCGGGGAGGAGGAGGTCATGGAAGGACCGCTGCGCGTGGCCAGGGAGCATGCTGGCACCTACCGATGCAAAGCCATCAACGCCAGAGGCTCAGCGGCCAAAACTGTGGCTGTCACGGTGGAAT ATGGTCCCAGTTTTGAGGAGCTGGGCTGCCCCAGCAACTGGACGTGGGTGGAAGGATCCGGAAGGCTGTTTTCCTGTGAAGCTGACGGGAAGCCAGAACCACGCGTGGAGTGCCTGGGCTCCGAGGGCGCCAACGAAGGGGCGGTGCTGCCCCTTGTGTCCTCAAACCCCGGTCCTAGAAACTCCATGAACTCTAGTAACCTGTCACCGGGAATTTACCTCTGCAACGCCACCAATCGGCACGGCTCCACGGTCAAAACTGTCTTCGTGAGCGCCGAGT CGCCACCGCAGCTGGACGAATCCGGCTGCCCGAGTCACCAGACGTGGCTGGAAGGAGCCGAGGCCAGCGCGCTGGCCTGCAGTGCCAGGGGCCACCCCTCTCCTCAGGTGCTCTGCTCCCGGGAGGGTGCCGCCCGGCTGGAGAGGCCGCTCGTGTCCAGAGAGGACGCGGGGACCTACCACTGCGTGGCTACCAACGCGCACGGCACGGATTCGAGGACGGTCACCGTGGGGGTGGAAT ACCGGCCTGTGGTGGCCGAGCTGGCGGCCTCGCCCTCCAGCGTGCGGCCCGGAGGCAACTTCACTCTGACCTGCCGAGCTGAGGCCTGGCCTCCAGCGCAGATCAGCTGGCGCGCGCCCCCGGGGGCCCTCAACCTCGGCCTCTCCAGCAACAACAGCACTCTGAGCGTGGCGGGCGCCATGGGCAGCCACGGCGGCGAGTATGAGTGTGCAGCCACCAACGCGCACGGGCGCCACACGAGGCGCATCACAGTGCGCGTGGCCG GTCCATGGCTATGGGTCGCTGTGGGCGGTGCGGCAGGGGGCGCAGCGCTGCTGGCCGCGGGGGCCGGCCTGGCCTTCTACGTACAGTCCACGGCTTGCAAGAAGGGCGAGTACAACGTCCAGGAGGCCGAGAGCTCGGGCGAGGCGGTGTGTCTCAATGGCGCGGGAGGGCCACCGGGCGCGGAAGGCGGAGCAGAGACCCCTGGCACCGCCGAGTCCCCTGCAGATGGCGAGGTCTTCGCCATCCAGTTGACAACTTCTTGA
- the Icam4 gene encoding intercellular adhesion molecule 4 isoform X2, with product MESVFLLPLLLLVALYLRGGSPEHEWIQSSPVPSVTSATFWVRLSPELHAVPPGGSVWLNCSHSCPLPARSSLHTQLRQGKTHNGSGWVSYQLLNVRAWSSKVRCVVTCAGETREATARITAYRPPRSVILEPPVLVGHKYTLRCYVTHVFPVGFLVVSLRRGGRVIHFESLERYTTSYLANVTLTHVMRAGPNDLLQPLTCHARLNLDGLVL from the exons ATGGagtctgtctttctgctcccGTTGCTCTTGCTGGTGGCCCTCTACCTGAGGGGTGGGAGCCCCGAACATGAGTGGATACAAAGTTCTCCCGTGCCTTCCGTGACCTCAGCAACTTTCTGGGTGCGTCTCAGTCCGGAGCTGCATGCGGTGCCTCCCGGGGGCTCGGTGTGGCTTAACTGCAGCCACAGCTGCCCCCTGCCGGCGCGTTCCAGCCTGCACACTCAGCTGCGCCAGGGAAAGACACACAATGGATCCGGCTGGGTGTCTTACCAGCTCCTGAATGTGAGGGCCTGGAGTTCCAAGGTGCGCTGCGTCGTCACCTGCGCGGGAGAGACGCGGGAGGCCACCGCCAGAATCACCGCTTACA GACCGCCCAGAAGCGTGATCCTGGAGCCTCCCGTCCTAGTTGGTCACAAGTACACTTTGCGCTGCTATGTGACACACGTGTTCCCCGTGGGGTTCTTGGTGGTGAGCCTGAGGCGAGGTGGCCGAGTGATTCATTTTGAAAGTTTGGAGCGCTACACCACCTCCTACCTGGCTAATGTCACTTTGACCCACGTGATGCGGGCCGGACCCAACGACCTCTTGCAGCCGCTCACCTGCCATGCGCGCCTCAATCTCGACGGGCTAGTG CTTTGA
- the Icam5 gene encoding intercellular adhesion molecule 5 isoform X1 translates to MPGPSPGLHRASLGLWAALALGILGISAVAPEPFWADLQPRVALVERGGSLWLNCSTNCPRPERGGLETSLRRNGTQRGLRWLARQLVDIREPETQPVCFFRCARRTLQARGLIRTFQRPDRVELVPLPPWQPVGENFTLGCRVPGAGPRASLTLTLLRGAQELTRRSFAGEPPRARGAGLTATVLARREDHGANFSCLAELDLRPHGLGLFANSSAPRQLRTFVLPPLAPSLVAPRFLEVGSERPVSCALDGLFPAPEAEVSLSLGDERLHPDVTLDGDSLVATATATASAEQEGTRQLQCSVTLGGESREAQENLTVYNFPVPLLTLSEPEVPEGRTVTVSCWAGAQALVTLEGVPAVAPGQPAELRVNVTENDDKRGFFCDAALEVDGETLRKNQSAELRVLYAPRLDDLDCPRNWTWPEGPEQTLHCEARGNPEPSVHCARPDGGAVLALGLLGPVTRALAGTYRCTAVNGQGRAVKDVTLTVEYAPTLDSVGCPERITWLEGTEASLSCVALGVPPPSVNCVRSGEEEVMEGPLRVAREHAGTYRCKAINARGSAAKTVAVTVEYGPSFEELGCPSNWTWVEGSGRLFSCEADGKPEPRVECLGSEGANEGAVLPLVSSNPGPRNSMNSSNLSPGIYLCNATNRHGSTVKTVFVSAESPPQLDESGCPSHQTWLEGAEASALACSARGHPSPQVLCSREGAARLERPLVSREDAGTYHCVATNAHGTDSRTVTVGVEYRPVVAELAASPSSVRPGGNFTLTCRAEAWPPAQISWRAPPGALNLGLSSNNSTLSVAGAMGSHGGEYECAATNAHGRHTRRITVRVAGPWLWVAVGGAAGGAALLAAGAGLAFYVQSTACKKGEYNVQEAESSGEAVCLNGAGGPPGAEGGAETPGTAESPADGEVFAIQLTTS, encoded by the exons ATGCCGGGGCCTTCGCCAGGGCTACACCGAGCGTCCCTCGGCCTCTGGGCTGCCCTGGCCTTGGGGATCCTCGGCATCTCAG CAGTCGCTCCAGAACCTTTCTGGGCGGACCTCCAGCCCCGCGTGGCTCTCGTGGAGCGCGGGGGCTCGCTGTGGCTCAACTGCAGCACTAACTGCCCGCGGCCGGAGCGCGGCGGCCTGGAGACCTCACTGCGCCGGAACGGGACCCAGAGGGGTCTGCGCTGGCTGGCTCGGCAGCTGGTGGACATCCGAGAGCCGGAGACCCAGCCCGTCTGCTTCTTCCGCTGCGCGCGCCGCACCCTGCAGGCGCGCGGGCTCATTCGAACTTTCC AGCGGCCGGATCGGGTAGAGCTGGTGCCGCTGCCTCCTTGGCAGCCCGTGGGTGAGAACTTCACGCTGGGCTGCAGGGTCCCTGGAGCAGGACCTCGAGCGAGCCTCACGCTGACCCTGCTGCGAGGCGCCCAGGAGCTGACTCGCCGCAGCTTCGCGGGCGAGCCACCCCGAGCGCGGGGCGCGGGGCTCACCGCCACGGTCCTGGCGCGCAGGGAGGACCACGGGGCCAATTTCTCCTGCCTCGCGGAGCTCGACCTGCGACCACACGGCCTGGGGCTCTTTGCCAACAGCTCGGCCCCCAGACAGCTCCGCACCTTTG TCCTGCCTCCACTTGCCCCGAGCCTGGTGGCTCCCCGATTCTTAGAAGTGGGCTCCGAAAGGCCGGTGAGCTGCGCTTTGGACGGGCTGTTTCCTGCCCCAGAAGCCGAGGTTTCGCTCTCGCTGGGAGATGAGAGGCTGCATCCGGATGTGACCCTCGACGGGGACAGCCTCGTGGCCACTGCCACAGCTACGGCAAGCGCCGAACAGGAAGGCACCAGACAGCTGCAGTGCAGCGTGACCCTCGGGGGCGAAAGCAGGGAGGCCCAGGAAAACCTGACCGTCTACA ACTTCCCCGTCCCTCTTCTGACTTTGAGTGAGCCCGAAGTTCCTGAGGGAAGGACGGTGACCGTGAGCTGCTGGGCAGGGGCTCAAGCCCTTGTCACCTTGGAGGGAGTTCCAGCTGTGGCTCCGGGGCAGCCCGCTGAGCTCCGGGTAAACGTCACGGAGAACGACGACAAGCGGGGCTTCTTCTGCGACGCCGCCCTCGAAGTGGACGGGGAGACTCTGCGAAAGAACCAGAGCGCCGAGCTCCGTGTCCTGT ACGCACCCCGGCTGGATGACCTGGATTGTCCCAGGAACTGGACATGGCCAGAGGGTCCAGAGCAGACCCTCCACTGCGAGGCCCGTGGAAACCCGGAGCCCTCTGTGCACTGCGCGAGGCCTGACGGCGGGGCGGTGCTGGCGCTGGGCCTGCTGGGTCCGGTGACCCGCGCCCTCGCGGGCACTTACCGATGCACAGCTGTCAATGGCCAAGGCCGGGCGGTCAAGGACGTGACCCTGACCGTGGAGT ATGCCCCAACACTGGACAGCGTAGGCTGCCCGGAACGTATTACCTGGCTGGAGGGGACAGAGGCATCGCTGAGCTGTGTGGCCCTCGGGGTCCCACCGCCTAGCGTCAATTGTGTGCGCTCCGGGGAGGAGGAGGTCATGGAAGGACCGCTGCGCGTGGCCAGGGAGCATGCTGGCACCTACCGATGCAAAGCCATCAACGCCAGAGGCTCAGCGGCCAAAACTGTGGCTGTCACGGTGGAAT ATGGTCCCAGTTTTGAGGAGCTGGGCTGCCCCAGCAACTGGACGTGGGTGGAAGGATCCGGAAGGCTGTTTTCCTGTGAAGCTGACGGGAAGCCAGAACCACGCGTGGAGTGCCTGGGCTCCGAGGGCGCCAACGAAGGGGCGGTGCTGCCCCTTGTGTCCTCAAACCCCGGTCCTAGAAACTCCATGAACTCTAGTAACCTGTCACCGGGAATTTACCTCTGCAACGCCACCAATCGGCACGGCTCCACGGTCAAAACTGTCTTCGTGAGCGCCGAGT CGCCACCGCAGCTGGACGAATCCGGCTGCCCGAGTCACCAGACGTGGCTGGAAGGAGCCGAGGCCAGCGCGCTGGCCTGCAGTGCCAGGGGCCACCCCTCTCCTCAGGTGCTCTGCTCCCGGGAGGGTGCCGCCCGGCTGGAGAGGCCGCTCGTGTCCAGAGAGGACGCGGGGACCTACCACTGCGTGGCTACCAACGCGCACGGCACGGATTCGAGGACGGTCACCGTGGGGGTGGAAT ACCGGCCTGTGGTGGCCGAGCTGGCGGCCTCGCCCTCCAGCGTGCGGCCCGGAGGCAACTTCACTCTGACCTGCCGAGCTGAGGCCTGGCCTCCAGCGCAGATCAGCTGGCGCGCGCCCCCGGGGGCCCTCAACCTCGGCCTCTCCAGCAACAACAGCACTCTGAGCGTGGCGGGCGCCATGGGCAGCCACGGCGGCGAGTATGAGTGTGCAGCCACCAACGCGCACGGGCGCCACACGAGGCGCATCACAGTGCGCGTGGCCG GTCCATGGCTATGGGTCGCTGTGGGCGGTGCGGCAGGGGGCGCAGCGCTGCTGGCCGCGGGGGCCGGCCTGGCCTTCTACGTACAGTCCACGGCTTGCAAGAAGGGCGAGTACAACGTCCAGGAGGCCGAGAGCTCGGGCGAGGCGGTGTGTCTCAATGGCGCGGGAGGGCCACCGGGCGCGGAAGGCGGAGCAGAGACCCCTGGCACCGCCGAGTCCCCTGCAGATGGCGAGGTCTTCGCCATCCAGTTGACAACTTCTTGA
- the Icam4 gene encoding intercellular adhesion molecule 4 isoform X1, translated as MESVFLLPLLLLVALYLRGGSPEHEWIQSSPVPSVTSATFWVRLSPELHAVPPGGSVWLNCSHSCPLPARSSLHTQLRQGKTHNGSGWVSYQLLNVRAWSSKVRCVVTCAGETREATARITAYRPPRSVILEPPVLVGHKYTLRCYVTHVFPVGFLVVSLRRGGRVIHFESLERYTTSYLANVTLTHVMRAGPNDLLQPLTCHARLNLDGLVVSSSSAPVMLTVLALSPAAIALASTSIAAVVGVLLAVGTVSLRKYRALKTQL; from the exons ATGGagtctgtctttctgctcccGTTGCTCTTGCTGGTGGCCCTCTACCTGAGGGGTGGGAGCCCCGAACATGAGTGGATACAAAGTTCTCCCGTGCCTTCCGTGACCTCAGCAACTTTCTGGGTGCGTCTCAGTCCGGAGCTGCATGCGGTGCCTCCCGGGGGCTCGGTGTGGCTTAACTGCAGCCACAGCTGCCCCCTGCCGGCGCGTTCCAGCCTGCACACTCAGCTGCGCCAGGGAAAGACACACAATGGATCCGGCTGGGTGTCTTACCAGCTCCTGAATGTGAGGGCCTGGAGTTCCAAGGTGCGCTGCGTCGTCACCTGCGCGGGAGAGACGCGGGAGGCCACCGCCAGAATCACCGCTTACA GACCGCCCAGAAGCGTGATCCTGGAGCCTCCCGTCCTAGTTGGTCACAAGTACACTTTGCGCTGCTATGTGACACACGTGTTCCCCGTGGGGTTCTTGGTGGTGAGCCTGAGGCGAGGTGGCCGAGTGATTCATTTTGAAAGTTTGGAGCGCTACACCACCTCCTACCTGGCTAATGTCACTTTGACCCACGTGATGCGGGCCGGACCCAACGACCTCTTGCAGCCGCTCACCTGCCATGCGCGCCTCAATCTCGACGGGCTAGTGGTGAGCAGCAGCTCCGCACCTGTTATGCTGACGGTCCTGG CTTTGAGCCCAGCCGCGATAGCCTTGGCCTCTACCTCCATTGCAGCCGTGGTGGGGGTCCTCCTGGCTGTGGGGACCGTCTCCTTGCGCAAGTATCGGGCCCTGAAGACACAGTTATAG